GTGAACTGAACCACGGCTCCAGTGGGCGATGTCTCTCTGAGGCAGTGGATGGAGATGCAGTTGTCCACAATGAAGAGACGCCTGATGACCTCCCACTCACTGGGCCAGAGAAGAGCTACGCTATAGAGGAAGAGAAAAGATATGATTAGACCAAGTCCAGTGTCGCACAGGCCTCCTCCTATTGTGAGCACACACTTCTGCACTTACTTTTGCATGGATCCGCTGACAAGGGAGCTGTAGTCAAACATGACGCCTCCATGTGGACAGAGCAGCAAACTGTTTGTTACGTTGCAAACTGGAGAGGATTTGGTCGGTCGCCTTCATTTGAAAAGAGCACGGGAGTGTCATGAAACACCCTCTTCATAAGCATCGTACCTAAACACAGCTGACCCCACCTGGCAGGGGAGTGTTGTCTAAACCTACCTGATGAACTTTCTCCACTCGTCCACAAACAGCAGAGGAACAATGTAAAGCACGTCCGTCTCCTGAGAAAAGACACCACGCTGTCAAGCAATGTTTGTGAACCACGTGGCTCCTCCGCCTGCGAGTCACCTGAGGCCACTTGCTGAGCGTGGGCCGGTTCTTCTCTTGGAATAGGTTCACCAGCTGGTTCTTCTGGTCCACAGCCATCATCTTACTCACCGCCTCGTTGTCCTTTTCCTCCTGCTCAAACGTCTGACCAGACAGATATTTTCGTGTTTCACAACAGACATTTTTGGTGCttgcttttgtttcactttcctCATATGACCATAGTATTTCTGACTGGAGACTGagtgctgtttatttttacGGATCTGTGGCCAATATCTCCATCTCTCTAAATTCATCCCGATTCTGAGCCACTAGTTTTTGCTCTTTGGCTAATACCTGGGGTAAGTTCACACCTTGCACCTGGTGCTTCAATCGTTGTTCCTGCAAGCCCAAACATTGTCACTTGGAAACAAAAGACAATTCAGTCAATCTCTACTCACCGTGCACTGCTGACAAGGCACTTGGTTTTGGGTGAATTCCAGCGCGGTGGGGAGATATGCTTTGAGTTTGTTCCAAACTTTGGCAGACACCAACTTTCTTTCAGAATCCAGAATACTTAAACCTCCTTCAGCAGCATGAGAAAGGCCAAAAAGGTCACCTCAGGGTTAGAAGGTGAAAATAAAGCAGGGGAGCTGCTCCGCATACCGTGGCTACAGACGATATCCTCATTAAAGGTTTTCATCTCCTCGTCTTTGCTGTCCATCTGATCAGAGTCCACGTCTGAAAGAGAAACCCGTGTGACTTTAAGATACACCAATGAGTGCTCTACACCAGGCTCATGAGGATCAGCTGTTCCATCTGCGCTGCAAGGCAACACTCCAAACGTGTCCAGAGCgttcacgcacgcacgcacgcacacacacaccagctttACCATCCAGCAGAAAGTGCTAGCAAACACACATCAATGTTCCTGAAGACGTGAGGCAAAAGTGACAGTGGAGAATGTTGCGATTCTTGACAAATACGTTTGACTGGCAGGTCCACACGACGCACAGTGCCAGCACCAGACAATGCACAAGAGCCTTCCTCTGTAATCGCACGGGGAAATGGTTATTGTTTTGTCTCCATAAATGTTACCAGCTGTGTTGACCAATTATACCAAATAATTCTGAATGAATTTGACTCCAACATTTTCACTACTCCTCCCTGTCCATTCGTCACCTGTTGTATTAATAGAGTGTTCTCTTTCTGTGACAGAGCCGTCAGTCACATGTAGAGAGGTTGCTGAAGTCCCCTTCCCTTCCAAATGTGCAACCCTGTTCTGTTCTGTCACTTTGAAGGTCGGTATGTGTAGTAGTTTGTAGGCGGGCTGCAGTCAGGCTTACGTTGCCGATCACCTAAATGCATGTTTACATTTACTTTTCCACGGAGAAACTCAAAGGAAAACCTTGCAGGCACAATGCGGCAACTGACAAACATTCTATTGGATGCAAGACTAGACTGTGCGGGACACAGAGTCAGCAGCAGCCTCAGCTCCCCACCACAGGGAAAGGCCGCTCATCAAGCCCCATGTCATCCATTTGTCGGGTCTCCACGGTCATAGCTGCGAGTGATGTGATGCGTTGACTTCCGTCTGACTGCAGCTGAGCCAGCAGTCTTGTACTGCTGTGAGCCCTCACCAGACCCCGTGCTCTTCAAAATGGGTGTTAAATTGAAGCCTCTGCGTTTGCTGCAGGCTGCCACCCTTACATCGCAGACACGGCGTATCTTCCCCACCTACCATGTTTGTTACAAGAGAGGCCTGTGCAGTGTGCGGGGGGAGGCTTCTGTTGACGTGTATCAGCATGCACCGACGCCACTCTTTTTCATAGACATTGACTGGAGCACCAGTAGTCTGTCAACCCACCAAGCGCTGATGTAAAACAAACTCTCCTGTGCCTTACCTTTGCTGCAGGTGGGTTCTGGTTTGCTGGCTACGCCATTACCCGGTCCGGACTCCTCATCCTCCAAATGCGCCAAGGCCAAATGCCTCCAGCCACGTAGAGAAGCTTTTCCCACCCAATATCCTCCATCACTGACACAGACACATCACTTGGTCACAGAGACGAATGAATTAAATGGCAATTTTACGAAAGTCAACACTACACAATGGACAACATCCAGGCACCATACTACAGAGTATGAAAGTCAAACGTGATAGCTAATCAGGTTAGTTTGTCTACCTTGGCGAGTTTTTCACCAAATTGGAAATCTCTTTAAAATCTTCATTGATTTGGTTTTTCAGCCGAAGCAGCCGGCATCGTTGCACCACACACTCTCGACAGAGGGAGGAATCTGGAAGGAACAAGATAAGAGTTATGGGAAATTCAATCATCACAAGCCGATGGACAATATGGAGCACAAGTACttcacagacagaaaaataatgaaCGGAAACAAATGGACGGACGACTAACTACGTTTGGTCAgtcactgaaacacaaacatacacaacaGACCCAGCTGATCATCTGAGATCTGAAACATTAGTGGTTCAAAACCACTTAAACAAAGCACATAAATGAATTATAACTTTAACATGCATtctgataaaaataaacatctgaaAACCAAGGAAGCCACTTTCCACCCCCACCATAACTGCCTACTTTTATTTCATCTATGGAATTAAGAATTCATTTTCAAGTAAATGGCATAGCATGGATGCAGATCTTCCATCacttagagcagtgattcttcagCAAaggcccggggcccatggttgggccgctaggagtttttattttagaattctGGGCAGCGAGgggcgagacgctcagtttgaatccatgagccacgtatggtggcagtagtgagtcagtgaactgacttgacagctgcacatctgtgatagtcaccaactatagagaagttcttggaaagaaacagtgataaaggaagtgatggcgccccctgctggaaacactgttcacctgttggagcagttttgaaacgGCGATACTTTGATtgacacttcacttatatcttctttattttatgatacttgcacatggttttattatatttattttattcagaatttaattcagtttttccaattatCTCAACCGCTTGCATCAAGTGTGTgtttccctttttccctcagtaaatgtgatgaacatgacttgcagctgcttctgctgctggttggacttttccatgacacatcaatatctttgcgctgatcatttcacaaggttttgctttgttcacgtgtgagtagattcaatatggttgttgatcagttttattgaatgggccccagggcCATCTGTTCTTGGAAAGGTGGGGCCCCAGATCAGAAAGAACCTCTCATCTACAGTACATAGAATCTGACACTCTGAGACGAGCAAGGACTGTGTGACTTGATTGCAGCTCCACCGAGTGAGGGAGCTCACCATTACTAAATCCAGTATTACAGAAAGACCCTTGGTGCATGTTTTCAGGACCACACATGCAATGCTAGTGATCTTACCATCCAACCTGGGTCCTCCACTGTAGCTGTTAAACAGGATACGACCAGCCTGCAGGGAAACCCTCTTGGTATTGGAAACCATGTCAGGATGCAGTTTGCCATGAGAACACAGCAGGGAGGAGTTGTCGATTTCCTTGGTGACAGTGGAGTCATCCAGCCACTTCTTTAACCAGTCCAGAGGTATGAACTCGTACGGCTCTCCTGAGGACCAGAGGTTGGGCAGAACCAAAATCATGATTGGTATGTATGCACAAGAGTTTGCATTTGTCTCCATAGGCTGTAGAGCAGATCGTAAAAACATTCGCTCTGATAACTTATACTGTAGCTCTCACAGATGGAAATCATCATCACTTCAAAAGGGGAGAGCGATGACTTTCGACACGTGTCAGCTCGCTTGCAGCCAGGACTATCACGTAAATGTCCTTGACTCAAACGTCATTTCcacgggtcagaggtcagatcaGACGTGTACCATACAGTATGACGTCATAATCCAATGAGACTGCTGAGATGTTTGTACGCCACGATGCCCTATTGTCAAAGAGAAACTACTGGAGCCATCTGTTGTTAGCATGTTGCCACCATGAAGATGGATGAGTTGTGATtgagataaaaataattttgataAAAAATTGACGGCAGCACGGAGGAAACGATCCTTGAGAGCTGATTAACACGTCACTACATTTTGACAAAGCAAGAGAAAAGAGTAAAAGCTGatcacctgattcagctggtaAGAGCTGATACAGTTTCTGCACCTCCTCGTGCTTGGCCTTGCCTTTATCAACACTCATTTTCCTCATGTCAGCCATTTCGTTGCACCACTCCTCAAACTTGTGGTTGTCTTGGTCCACAAGCCTCTGCAGGAAAGCTGTGAAGGAGTGGATTTGAAAAGGGACTTGATTGATGCTATACATATAAACTCATGGCATGAATATATTATGAACTTGGcaccaacatcatcatcatcattctcaCCATCAGTACAGCATCATTCTACTCGATGAAGACAGCATTCAGTAAAACAGGGAAGTAGAGAGCGTACGCACCAGGCACATCAACAACACGCCCAGAGGAGTCATGGCTTCCTTCTTCCTGGAGCTTGTAAACCAACATGTAAGCATTCCTCGAGCAGTGGTCACCTTTGCTGCTCTTGGGTTTCCGTGTCTGCGTCTTTACGGTCTGTgctgaagaaagagagaggaggcCATTGGAGGAAGTTAGCTCACATTGACCAAGGAACGTGAAGACGTCGTGAAACACGACTCACCAATGTCTTCCTCCACACCCAACTGAAGCCTCTTGCCCTCCATCTTCTCAATTTCTTCATCATTGAATTTGTACCAGTCGCTCATGCATGCATCCTTCACATGCGCAATGTAATGTCCTGAATAGGCACTGACACCGCGATGGATCAATACCGCACTCAGTTCATAAAGACTCTTCTGAGCTGAGAAGGCAAAACATTTCGAGTCATGATGCAGTACCTGATGTGAACGGCACATTTTAGCATGAAACATAAGCATATGCTCTGAGCACGTGCCATTTTCCTTCTTCTAATTGAAACGTTTCATTCTTTATTTAAGAACTGCAGATGGAAGGCTGAAAGGTTTGGCTGtaaaaacaacttgaaaagATGTTCAACGGCGCAGTTCATTGCAAATCATTTTCGTGAATGTTGAAACTTGTTTCCAGGAAATGAATGTGTCGGATTCCCAGATTCCATTTGATTaccagtgggatcagtggactaGTGCATCCTTTGTGAATGCACCCACTTGCACATCAGATGTCAAGAAAGAGTGAAGATGAAATACACGTTCTCAACTTCAAAAGAAATATGTCAGTCATGTGCAGGTGGTAATTCTTACCATTATTTTCTCCCAAAAAAGGTCTCATGTCAAGCTGCTCTGGAAAACTAATGTAGCTGTTGAGCTTCTTTTTTCGCCCTGTTTGTCTatagaaaacaaaatcagaGCAAGAGCAACCATGAACAACAATATGCAGTGCACTGAGCTAAAATGAAAATCTTATCTTCTTTACTTCACAATCAAGCAGCGAGCACATGCTGACCTGTCAAAGACGAAGCGCATGAGCTGCATGTTGAGTGTGGGAGGAAGACTGTGCAGTTGAATCCTCCGTGTGGCACTCTGTTTACTCTGACAACTCTCACAGAAGTACAGGTTATCTccgtccagcttctcctcctgccAGAAACAATGATAACCAACATGGAAAAGTAACGATCTGGAACCATTTCAATGTCTTCATGTCATGTAGCTATTGGATGGATTGAATGCAACCATCTTGCATTCATGTCTACCGTTTCAAGGGAAAAATCCCTTCCGCATCACAGTACTTCTCAGCCACTTTATGAAAGGCAGtagcagcagacagtgtcagtgtTGACTCCAGACTGAGGCAAACATTGGGTTAACGGTCTATATCTTcttaaaactaaactaaaacaagGAGCAGAGCGTGGGCTCGGTTTACATGCGGAAAATTGACAATGAGATTGTCGAATGTAACGACTCACTCACGACGATAACGGCTGGAAAGTGGGGCGACatggctcagatggtagagGGGCCACggcctgtgactgagaggtttATACTTACAAACCACATGTGCAGTGTCGCGGTATAGCGAGACACTtctaccacatccatgaacctcagagGTACTTCCACAACTGCCTATACTGAAATACTGAAAGAACCAACCTGAAGAAACTCCGTGATGCATTCTGCAATGTTTTTGTGACCTTGAATGTTGAGTTGCAGCTCATAGAACTTGGACCTGACGGAAGATGAGCGGCCACACCGGTTACACCTGTTGAAGCAGATTAACAAGATCAGATCAGCTTTTAACAGCGTTTGCATGCAAACTGAACCTCACAGTACTTTTTAAACctcagtgaaaaatgtaatgatttccaaaaacaacatatttcttCCAGGGTACGAAGAAAAAGCCAAGATTCCGCAGAGAAATCCCTGCCAAATCACAGTAAATAGGAAGCCTAGTAAAAATAAATGGATCCAGTCTACTTCTGCACAGCAGGAAATGGGAAGCAAATGAAATTTGGGTTTTTTCAACAATTCCTTTCAGAAACATcataacagagcagtgacaggTGAAAGtcaacaccaaaaacaaaggAGTGTGGAGGGAGTCTGGCAAGCTCCCATTGGTAAACATCGTGCAAACAGCGCTGGCATCACTGGAGACATCTGGAGCTGAGACACCACTGGAACTGCATTTAAACAGCACTGACATCGACGGATGCCTCAGGCAGCTTTATTCCACATTGTAGAAGGGAGTTCCTTACACAGTGACGTAGGAAGACTGTCCACAGAACTGCCGCTGGATGACATTGTGTAGGCTTGGGTTCTCCTGCTTAGACAGTGTGTCCTCCAATAGGGACAGGAAGAGTTTGGAAAACTCTTGTGCATCCTGAAAGATGGAATTCATCAAATCTGACACTTCAGCAATTTGGTTGATATTTGCTTCTGGGATAAAGATTTATTTATATAGAACTTTACAGAGTGCTTTTATATGTACTTGCTGTTATCGTTGCATGTTGGTAATATCAGATTTTGTGTTGGCCATACTACAGAATGATGTATTGCTTGTGCGCTTTAGTGAATAAtttctaaaacaaacaaaagaaatcaCGTGCTCAATTGGAATGAAatactgtcaaaataaatcaatcataaATTCGTAAGAATTATATTTTAACAGTAAACTCAACACACAAACTGTATCATTCATAAAATTTCTACTCAAGTTCATTTgcacacagatgaaaaaaaaaaatatatgcaatAATAACATAATGAGAGCACATAATTCCAAATGGATCATTTCTTTAGGAGTACGCTTTTCAACATTATGATCAACATATAATGAAAGTTACTTTGCCAACGGACAGAGACGGTTTGAAAAGCAGATGGACAGGACACTGCATAAAGAAAAGAATATAAAAAAGTTCAGATTTACCTGCTGCTGTCCAATGTCCAGTCCGAGAGCTTTGACCAGTCCCGAAGGGTCAATATATTTTCTGTTGCTGTTCTGCAGGAGTGCAAACAAATACTGCAGATGCTCACAGATGGACTGCGGCTCGTACTCTGAATTGGACGGACAACCGGGAAAAAAGGCTTGATTCCACAGCTGGTAACAAAGGCACGCATTACACCGTCACTCCGTCTTAGCCATCGTCCATATGCATGAACAGGGGTGAAAACAGGGCGGGGCCAATATCAAGAAACAATTCAAAAGGCACGATGCTGATCTATGAAAACAGCTGTACTCAAGACTAATTCAAAGTTGGTTAATATGGCAAATCATCGTTCCTAACTTGAATCAACGGTATATTTCAGTCAAGGGCTGCCATTGTTGTCCAGTGTAGTCCtaaacacacatatatttttatatcattGGAGCAATCCTATTTTTGTCCCGACGTGTCCAATGAGCTCCCCAACAGGACTGCAGGTGTCCACAATCCATTTGAATGTTTTACCTGACTGGATGTCATGTTGATGAGCTCTGGAGGTTTGGCACTGATAGAGGCTTTTCCGCAACTCCAAGTTGTGGAACCACACTTGCAGGAATGTGTTGACGTAACAGGTGGCACCCAGATTTGTGAGGCCAACAAACGTGTTCTGAGAGAGACGGATCACAATTTAGACATCTCGTTCTGTGGATTTAATGGTGGACATGAAAGGTTCACATCGTCTCGCATAGAATGATGACGCCTTTAGAGGCAGCAGTTAACTCTTATACCTTTTCTCGACGCACTGAATTGGGGTCATCCACATTGTGGAAAGCATTTTCATCGATCTCTCCGAGCCAAGCCTGCTCACCAATGCCCACAAGACAATTTGGATTTCCTTTGCAGTTCCTTCTGAAAAGACACGACATGACAGGCAAAATATTAACAAATCCATCACACGCCGACAGCTGTCATCCATTTCAAATACAGTTATTTCAGCTCTGAGGAGCGTCACTGTGGGGACACTGTGGTCCTGGCACGGTACATCTCATATTTGTATAGTTTGGACAGCTTGCATTATCAGTCAGAACCCTACCAACCCAATGTGCTGCGCTGCACTGCGTGCGACAACACATTGTGCAGCAAGTCCCACATCATGATGCGCTGAAGCTTGGCCTTAGAAAGTTGTGCCCGTCTGAAGTCCCGTCTACGTTCCTTAAGTACAGAGctaaatccaaaacaaactcaTGGGTTCATATCCAAGTAGTGTGACAGGAAGTACTGGTCAAACTGCGGAAGTTGGGGAAAGCGTTTTGGAAAGCAAAATCAAAAGAGGCATGATGAAATCACTTATTCCCGTGCACCAGATGCGGACCTGGCCTCACTTCACATTCCTGTGATCACTCACAGGACCAAAACGATCGAATGGCACGGTGTGAGGAGGAGAGCTTGCGCGTGTGACGAACAAACGGCTCAACACAGGACAAGATGAGTGACCTACCTGCACGTTCCTCTCTGGCACGCAGGCAGGTTGACACGGTAGGCGAGCTCCACATGCTCCTGCCGTACTTCCTCGGGCAGGACGTGGTCCACCCAGCGCCAGGCAGCTTTCTCCAGTTGTGTCCGTGGCGCCATATTCCTTGATGAGAAGCTTGCGTTGGAACCAGGGAGTTTTGAAAGTGAAACAAGGGGCTAACGTCCGGGCGCAGCGTCGCTCAAGTGCGCCATGATGCTTGGTGGCCAATGGGGCTGGTTTTAGCACACTGTAGCGGCAGCAGGAACGGCGAGTACTCACCCAGGCCAACAGCACCGCGAGAGAACAGCGGGACAAGCGGACGGGCGACTACAACGAGGAGGCAGTGGAGGTCCGTGCCTCGTTAGCTCGATGCTAGCAGAGCCGAGCCACCGACCGGCACAGTTAGCGCGTCATTTCTCCACATGAAGTGCACTCTCCACTGGACCGAGCTGCACCAACCTACTCTCTGGCTCATCTACTCCGACTATTGTCATCCAATGTATTCACATTTTCACGCTTTGTTTTAGATTTAGCGCCCTTGCGTCagttaataaatatattatactCGAACTCACATTCAACACGACGTCAACCGATGACGTCAGTGCACACAAAGGCTGTGATTGGTTGCAGGACAGGAAGTGTAACTGCACTTCCGGTGAGGCGGTTTCGGCGCGCGCGACTTGGGAGTAGCTGTTTTGAAAGAAGCGCGAAgataattttttttccccaaaatgcTGTTGAAAAATACGCACAGCTCTAACAATATAAGCGAGGGCGCGAGAAGGTCCACCGTTTAGGTCTAATTAACATACACAGTAGTGTGACCAGGCAGTTGTGGATTTTCCAACGTCTTGAACATATAACAGGTTCGTCAGTGACTGTAAAACGTTTGGCGTAAATACCAACCGTGTCCATCAACACCACTAGATGTCCCTGTTGAGGGAGCGTTTGGTTCGCGCTGTCTCCGACAGACAGTGAAGGCACCTCCGTGGCCCCGCCCACCGCTGCTCAGGCGCAGACGCGGCCGCTGACGGCGCGCGGCTCGCTCCACCGCCGGCTTCAGCGCCTCCTCGTCCTCACCTGGGCAGGTAAAAGAGCGTGAGTTTGTTACTGTTTGTCTTTTAGATGTAACGCTTTCCATTGATTTCCGTTGATTCGAGCCCGTCGCTCGACGTGGTGTCTGAAAGTATGTAGGAAACGTTTGACTCAAACGAATGTAAATGGCGATAACTCCACAGGCTTGGCTCATGTCACATGAATGTACTGATGTCGTGTCAGTGATGCtgctgatgttgttgttgtttctccacTGGAGTCGCCTGTGTGGCTGGGTCAGTCCCGGGGTCGCGCGCACTCggtgagcggcggcggcggcagcagcagctgatctGACTCCTCAGCTGAGCAGGGCAGGGGAGGTCAGACCGCGGGATTACCGCTCTAATCCACTCTTCTTTGGAAGGCTGAAGAACACTGAGACTGAAGACGGCTTTACCCACCCATCGGGCTAATTTGGGCGTCTTCTTGCGTAACCACAAAACAGGATAAATCCCCTTATTACATGGAAGGTTCAGCCTCTTGCTCATGGATTTCCACGTGTTTCTTTTGGACCAGCAACTGCGCCCACGCGCTTGCTTGACAGAAATGTGACAAGACTCGTGAGAGTGAGCAAAGTTCtttgcttgtgttgtttgaccgGGTTGGTTTCACGTCCTGCTTCCATGTGTTGTTGTGAAGAAGAACTGCTCCTGAGCCTCTGTCAGATCTCTAACTGTTGAACTCAGGAAGAGCAGGGCGAGTAGCGCCACACTCATCAAATGATGACATGACATGCAAGTCAAATGTTCCTGCTGCTCTTGGACTTCTTTTCTCCTCATGCATTTCTTCTGTGTGCAGAGCCAGCCGGGCCAGAATGGGCCGGAAAGAGATGACCTGCAACTGGAAGAAGAGCACGGGGAACATCAAGAATGTTTTTGACTTCATGGCAAAGATGGGCTCGTAAGTACAACCCCACGGCTGCTGAGAGGAAGGTGATATTGGTGTCACGGCCCGCGTGAGCCACACACGTGTGAAGATCATCGGCTCTTCTGCTCCTTCCCGACCACGGATGTTTATTCTAGGGCTGGGATTCTGTTAAAAATGAATCTAGTTAACTAGaacatttgtgatgaattcatctcacTGAATCACAGttgaatggtatcagaatatttgccacattttccaacatgaatgaatgtggtacatgactgaatccaatgatggagccacacagacatttaaacagcagaatattgttgattctgcatcagtctgacaacagcacaataaatcaccatggtggctctattcaagtctttatatcacctgagttcaactgaagctcttttagtgtCTGGAGAATATTTGTGTCAGaatctcaagtccatccagagtggtggaaaccctggacattgtggagtgaaaaacctccctgaaccaaagccaacagatgctttagtttgctttggttcagggaggattcctccatgtttgttgttgttgttctcatcctagctgtgacGTGGTCACGGCTGACCACGAGTGTCAGGAGCCATCTTGACTGGGGGCTGCGGTGGCGTGAGGGAAGAGCTTGGTTCTGTCTCAACTCCTGGCTATCAAACTGTTACAAAACAGTTCCAGTGCACCCAGTAGTTACGAGCAGATCATTTCAAGCCTGAGGTGAGCTGGTGGCCTGGGTGGCGTCTCCTCCTCAGGCCAGTCAGATATGGGAGTCATTCGTGACATGAGCGCAGCCCGAGTCAGATGACGTGGCGTGACAGCTGGCACAGTGTTCGGTTGTTCACTT
Above is a window of Synchiropus splendidus isolate RoL2022-P1 chromosome 6, RoL_Sspl_1.0, whole genome shotgun sequence DNA encoding:
- the usp48 gene encoding ubiquitin carboxyl-terminal hydrolase 48; amino-acid sequence: MAPRTQLEKAAWRWVDHVLPEEVRQEHVELAYRVNLPACQRGTCRRNCKGNPNCLVGIGEQAWLGEIDENAFHNVDDPNSVRREKNTFVGLTNLGATCYVNTFLQVWFHNLELRKSLYQCQTSRAHQHDIQSEYEPQSICEHLQYLFALLQNSNRKYIDPSGLVKALGLDIGQQQDAQEFSKLFLSLLEDTLSKQENPSLHNVIQRQFCGQSSYVTVCNRCGRSSSVRSKFYELQLNIQGHKNIAECITEFLQEEKLDGDNLYFCESCQSKQSATRRIQLHSLPPTLNMQLMRFVFDRQTGRKKKLNSYISFPEQLDMRPFLGENNAQKSLYELSAVLIHRGVSAYSGHYIAHVKDACMSDWYKFNDEEIEKMEGKRLQLGVEEDIAQTVKTQTRKPKSSKGDHCSRNAYMLVYKLQEEGSHDSSGRVVDVPAFLQRLVDQDNHKFEEWCNEMADMRKMSVDKGKAKHEEVQKLYQLLPAESGEPYEFIPLDWLKKWLDDSTVTKEIDNSSLLCSHGKLHPDMVSNTKRVSLQAGRILFNSYSGGPRLDDSSLCRECVVQRCRLLRLKNQINEDFKEISNLVKNSPSDGGYWVGKASLRGWRHLALAHLEDEESGPGNGVASKPEPTCSKDVDSDQMDSKDEEMKTFNEDIVCSHGGLSILDSERKLVSAKVWNKLKAYLPTALEFTQNQVPCQQCTTFEQEEKDNEAVSKMMAVDQKNQLVNLFQEKNRPTLSKWPQETDVLYIVPLLFVDEWRKFIRRPTKSSPVCNVTNSLLLCPHGGVMFDYSSLVSGSMQNVALLWPSEWEVIRRLFIVDNCISIHCLRETSPTGAVVQFTTQPDLCGDCREAFLAQQQKDQTEYSQATVYIRKVVKDNGLNRDASSELTASNSEAEPDREELMKLNGQKDPDFMQTEDGTKRFRLSEEQCTSSELNMVQLGIRRSTRHRKIRGEKALVVSANQTLKELKIEIMHAFSVAPFDQNLSINGKSLTDDSATLGSLGIVPESIIFLRADEPIADYAAMDDAYQVRVPEEGFKGTLLGH